A part of Aegilops tauschii subsp. strangulata cultivar AL8/78 chromosome 2, Aet v6.0, whole genome shotgun sequence genomic DNA contains:
- the LOC109786118 gene encoding acidic leucine-rich nuclear phosphoprotein 32-related protein 1 has translation MDEAWERAVEAALHTAGEGSSSPARSLTLDGAVKCMHGRLPAPEILERHQSLEHLSIAGVGVASLAGFPRLRNLTRLTLSDNRIAGGLEHLVEAGLGSLRDLDLSNNRIQDVDDLAPLARLRLVSLDLYECPVTRVKDYRSRVFGLIRTLKYLDKMDADENERPESDDDDDDGDGEGDGEEEDDDDDDDDEDPGSGEVANGGASHSRGSVAPRPVEVNGVIDVDEDESEADEVVPNGGAEHHHRANGFRVAAVGVAPDEDDEDVEDDDDDADEEYEEEEDLGEEIDEEGDEDDTVVEVLDVPSSDDEEDGIDEDDDDEEEVEDDGDGEEAEPESSGRVAMGVGGVGEEIDGHEQGEGDDEDENGEIGEEDEERLEDSRVYEEDNDDDDADDEDEDTEYLVQPIVTPQAMAVGSPGDFDIADPDDVDEDRDEVDDDDDEGGKDQPSSSQGIKRKRDDDPSGSGSDDEDDDTDDRPFKHQ, from the exons ATGGACGAGGCGTGGGAGAGGGCGGTGGAGGCGGCGCTCCACACCGCCGGCGAggggagctcgtcgccggcgaggagcCTGACCCTCGACGGCGCCGTCAAGTGCATGCACGGGCGCTTGCCGGCGCCGGAGATACTGGAGCGCCACCAGAGCCTGGAGCACCTCTCGATCGCCGGCGTCGGGGTCGCGTCGCTCGCGGGGTTCCCCCGCCTGCGGAACCTCACGCGCCTGACGCTCTCCGACAACCGCATCGCCGGCGGCCTCGAGCACCTCGTCGAGGCGGGGCTCGGGTCGCTGCGCGACCTCGACCTCAGCAACAATCGCATCCAAGATGTGGACGACCTCGCGCCGCTCGCCCGCCTCCGCCTCGTCTCGCTCGACCTCTACGAGTGCCCCGTCACGCGGGTCAAGGACTACAGATCCAGGGTGTTCGGGTTGATCCGGACTCTCAAGTACCTCGACAAGATGGACGCCGACGAGAACGAGCGCCCGGAgtcggacgacgacgacgacgacggggacggcgaaggtgatggcgaggaagaagatgatgatgacgacgacgatgacgagGATCCTGGAAGCGGCGAGGTGGCAAACGGGGGCGCCTCGCACTCGCGAGGTAGCGTCGCACCGCGCCCGGTGGAGGTGAATGGGGTGATCGATGTGGATGAGGATGAGAGCGAGGCCGACGAGGTCGTGCCCAATGGGGGAGCCGAGCACCACCACAGGGCCAACGGGTTCAGGGTTGCAGCGGTTGGGGTAGCCCCTGATGAGGATGATGAAGACGTGgaggatgacgacgacgatgCAGACGAAGAgtatgaggaggaggaggatttGGGAGAGGAGATCGATGAGGAGGGTGATGAAGATGACACTGTTGTCGAGGTACTTGACGTGCCCAGTagtgatgatgaggaggatggcatcgatgaggatgatgatgatgaggaggaggttgAGGATGATGGTGATGGTGAGGAGGCTGAGCCAGAGagtagtgggagggttgctatgGGGGTGGGGGGCGTTGGAGAAGAGATCGATGGACATGAGCAAGGTGAAGGTGATGATGAGGATGAGAATGGTGAGATTGGAGAGGAAGACGAGGAAAGATTGGAGGATAGTAGGGTTTATGAGGAGGACAACGAtgatgacgatgctgatgatgAG GATGAAGACACAGAATATCTTGTTCAACCAATTGTGACGCCCCAAGCCATGGCTGTTGGAAGTCCAGGGGACTTTGATATCGCTGACCCGGATGATGTCGATGAAGACAGAGATGAGGtcgatgatgatgacgacgagGGTGGCAAAGACCAGCCGTCGTCCTCGCAGGGTATCAAGCGGAAGAGGGATGATGACCCATCAGGCAGCGGCAGCGACGATGAGGATGATGATACTGATGACCGGCCGTTCAAGCACCAGTGA